The following DNA comes from Cellulophaga sp. HaHa_2_95.
ATGAAATTGCAATTGTTTTAGTATTACTATTCTTTTTTAAAGGATACAGTCAAGAAGTTGCGCAAGATTCAACAAAAAATCTGAATGTAACCATCTTCCCTGTGGCTTTTTATACGGCAGAAACAGATTTTGGCTTTGGAGCTTTAGGCGTAGCGTCTTTCTGGATGAAAAATCAACCTAGAACTACAAGAGCTTCTTCCTTACAATTAGGGGCTAGTTATACCACTAAAAATCAAATATTAATTTACGTTCCTTTTGAGCTATATACGCATGAAGAAAAATGGCGGTATGTTGGAGAAGTGGGCTATTATAGATATGTCTATAATTATTTTGGACAAGGAATAGCTAGTAAGGAAAGTAATTTGGAAACTTATGAGGTGAGTTTTCCAAGAGTTCGGCTTTCCGTTTTAAGACAAGTACTTCCTAATATATCTGCAGGTCTTAGTTATGAATTGGATGATTTTAAAAATTTAAAAGCAGCAGAAGGTGGTGTTCTAGGAACTTCAGAGGTTATAGGGAAAGAAGGCGGAGCAGTTTCTAATATAGGAGCCGTGGTACATTATGATTCTCGGGATCATATTTTTTATCCTACCAAAGGGTTCTTTATCCAAGCCAGTTATTTTGTTTCTTCGAGTTTATTAGGTTCTAGTTTTAATTACAACAAGTT
Coding sequences within:
- a CDS encoding BamA/TamA family outer membrane protein: MRGNEIAIVLVLLFFFKGYSQEVAQDSTKNLNVTIFPVAFYTAETDFGFGALGVASFWMKNQPRTTRASSLQLGASYTTKNQILIYVPFELYTHEEKWRYVGEVGYYRYVYNYFGQGIASKESNLETYEVSFPRVRLSVLRQVLPNISAGLSYELDDFKNLKAAEGGVLGTSEVIGKEGGAVSNIGAVVHYDSRDHIFYPTKGFFIQASYFVSSSLLGSSFNYNKFILDNRFYQKVGKNQVLAANLFLGTASDGMPFLDQFTLGGKRTRGINSRRYQDNSEASFALEYRFPIINRIGGVVFGSTGTVAPNLDDVFSSPYKNSGGVGLRYIINKRDGVRIRADYGRSSEGGIFTFTIKEAF